A section of the Phaseolus vulgaris cultivar G19833 chromosome 8, P. vulgaris v2.0, whole genome shotgun sequence genome encodes:
- the LOC137823815 gene encoding probable WRKY transcription factor 43 isoform X1, which produces MEGHDPPPQSNPFLFTPNPLEPPEQGLRDSEWGNLFSAQNSFLLESVECGASSSSPFMAQNKVVCEEEKGNQEKRKGGRVKKATRVPRFAFQTRSADDILDDGYRWRKYGQKAVKNSTYPRSYYRCTHHTCNVKKQVQRLSKDTSIVVTTYEGIHNHPCEKLMETLTPLLNQIHFLATF; this is translated from the exons ATGGAAGGCCATGACCCACCACCCCAAAGCAACCCTTTTCTCTTCACGCCTAACCCTTTGGAACCTCCAGAGCAAGGGCTACGTGACTCTGAGTGGGGTAACCTTTTCTCTGCCCAAAACAGCTTCTTGTTGGAAAGTGTTGAATGTGGTGCTTCTTCCTCTTCACCTTTTATGGCTCAAAATAAGGTAGTTTGCGAGGAGGAAAAGGGAAACCAGGAGAAAAGGAAAGGTGGGAGGGTGAAGAAAGCAACACGAGTGCCCAGGTTTGCTTTTCAAACGAGAAGTGCAGATGATATTTTGGATGATGGTTATCGTTGGAGGAAATATGGACAGAAAGCTGTGAAGAACAGCACATATCCCAG AAGCTATTACCGGTGCACGCATCACACATGCAATGTGAAGAAACAAGTGCAAAGGCTGTCAAAAGACACAAGCATTGTGGTGACAACATACGAGGGAATTCACAACCATCCATGCGAGAAGCTCATGGAAACTCTAACCCCTCTTCTCAACCAAATACACTTTCTTGCTACCTTCTAA
- the LOC137825891 gene encoding uncharacterized protein isoform X2, whose product MQIIHFNDFMIELSVCGAAGKEEQKLPYLLYLQGGPGFECRQPTESSGWVQKVCAEFRLILMDQRGTGLSTPLTVSSMSQFKSADELADFLKHFRADNIVTDAEFIRVRLVPDAGPWSILGQSYGGFCAVTYLSFAPQGLKQALITGGIPPIGGGCTADSVYKAGFEQAIHQNEKYYKRFPQDIKIVQELVNYLAEKEGGGVALPSGGFLTPRGLQTLGLSGLGSSAGFESLHYLFERVWDPTLVPGAPKKISYNFLSSFEKWLAFDTNPLYALMHESIYCQGSASKWSANSTRTEVEDKFDAIRAAKEGLPVLFTGEMIFPWMFDEIHALKPFKDAAHILAEKKDWPPLYDVQVLNNNKVPVAAAVYYEDLYVNFKLAMETASQIAGIRLWITNELMHSGLRDDGNKVIDHLLGMLNGRKPLF is encoded by the exons ATGCAAATCATACATTTCAACGATTTCATGATTGAGCTTTCTGTGTGTGGGGCTG CTGGGAAAGAAGAACAAAAGTTACCATACTTGTTATATTTGCAAGGAGGACCCGGGTTTGAGTGCCGGCAACCAACTGAATCTAGTGGATGGGTTCAAAAAGTCTGTGCAGAATTCCGTCTCATCTTAATGGACCAG CGAGGAACAGGCTTATCAACTCCCTTGACTGTGTCATCAATGTCGCAATTCAAATCTGCTGATGAGTTGGCTGACTTCTTAAAACATTTTCGAGCTGATAATATAGTTACTGATGCAGAATTTATTCGAGTACGCCTTGTTCCAGATGCTGGTCCTTGGTCAATTCTGGGACAG AGCTATGGTGGATTTTGTGCAGTCACCTATTTGAGTTTTGCACCACAAGGACTGAAGCAAGCACTTATAACTGGAGGAATTCCTCCGATTGGAGGGGGATGTACTGCTGATTCAGTGTACAAAGCAGGCTTTGAGCAGGCTATACATCAAAATGAGAAGTACTACAAGAGATTCCCTCAAGATATTAAAATTGTCCAAGAACTTGTTAATTATTTAGCTGAAAAAGAAGGGGGAGGG GTGGCCCTTCCATCTGGGGGCTTCCTAACCCCAAGAGGGCTGCAGACTCTTGGTCTGTCTGGCTTAGGATCCAGCGCTGGTTTTGAGAGCTTGCACTATTT GTTCGAGAGAGTGTGGGATCCTACTTTAGTTCCAGGGGCACCAAAGAAAATAAGTTATAACTTCCTAAGTTCT TTTGAGAAGTGGTTAGCTTTTGATACCAATCCACTCTATGCTCTTATGCATGAATCCATCTATTGTCag GGTTCTGCTAGTAAATGGTCTGCCAATAGTACAAGGACTGAAGTTGAAGACAAGTTTGATGCAATTAGAGCTGCCAAAGAAGGACTCCCTGTACTTTTTACAGGAGAG ATGATTTTTCCATGGATGTTTGATGAGATTCATGCATTGAAACCATTCAAAGATGCAGCTCATATATTGGCAGAGAAGAAGGACTGGCCCCCACTATATGACGTTCAGGTTCTGAATAACAATAAG GTGCCTGTTGCTGCAGCTGTTTACTATGAAGACTTGTACGTGAATTTTAAGCTGGCAATGGAAACAGCTTCTCAAATAGCAGGGATTAGGCTATGGATAACTAATGAGCTCATGCATTCTGGATTACGTGATGATGGGAACAAAGTTATTGATCATTTGTTGGGGATGCTAAATGGAAGGAAACCTCTATTTTGA
- the LOC137823814 gene encoding desiccation protectant protein Lea14 homolog, which translates to MRATSLGVKVSLGVIGVSVIFAALKMSQLLDKAKNYVSEKVTNMPKPEATVTDVDFQRVSRDSVQYLAKISVSNPYSTPIPICEIKYSLKSAGREIASGIIPDPGSLKAKDSTMVDVPVKVPHTVLLSLARDIGADWDIDYQLDIELIIDLPVIGNISIPLSQKGEIKLPTIRDMFSK; encoded by the exons ATGCGTGCGACGAGTCTGGGAGTGAAGGTGTCGTTAGGTGTTATCGGTGTGAGTGTGATATTTGCAGCGCTGAAAATGTCGCAGTTGTTGGACAAAGCTAAGAACTATGTTTCGGAGAAAGTCACGAACATGCCGAAGCCAGAGGCGACTGTCACCGACGTCGATTTCCAGCGCGTGAGCCGCGACAGCGTCCAGTACTTGGCCAAGATTTCTGTCTCCAATCCCTATTCCACTCCCATTCCTATATGTGAGATCAAGTACTCCCTCAAAAGTGCAGGCAG GGAGATAGCATCAGGGATAATACCTGACCCAGGATCGTTGAAGGCAAAAGACTCAACAATGGTGGATGTGCCAGTGAAGGTTCCTCACACTGTGTTGCTGAGCTTGGCAAGGGACATTGGTGCAGATTGGGACATTGATTATCAATTGGATATTGAACTCATCATTGACCTTCCAGTCATTGGAAACATCAGCATTCCTCTTTCTCAGAAGGGAGAGATCAAACTCCCCACAATCAGAGACATGTTTAGTAAATAA
- the LOC137825972 gene encoding sphingoid long-chain bases kinase 2, mitochondrial yields the protein MMALGSGIYIAHTVAFRSELRPMAPDHIGSSTSSRQRDLVFIVNPLGANGRTGKEWRKLVPYLRSRLGKDCNICESITSGPCHAIDITREAIREGADAVIAVGGDGTLHEVVNGFFWAGKPVVSQVKESTRSTALGLIPLGTGSDFARTFGWKNDPHEAIERVARGLRSSIDVGVITGDDCDHHYFINVADIHLSAKAGFYASRYKRFGNLCYIIGALQAFIGHQNQDLRIRFNDGPWETCPEVTALCIGNAKYFGGGMKITPNADPFSRNLEVVILQNFKWYDFVLKLHRLYSGTHLSVKNVSDRSVLSIEVEDISGKGGIYIQSDGEHLGFLPKKISVLPAAIEMIL from the exons ATGATGGCATTGGGGAGTGGGATATACATTGCTCACACTGTGGCTTTCAGATCAGAGCTTCGACCGATGGCGCCTGACCACATTGGTTCTTCCACTTCTTCTCGTCAAAGGGACCTTGTTTTCATCGTCAACCCTCTAG GTGCTAATGGGAGGACGGGTAAAGAATGGAGGAAGCTAGTTCCGTATCTACGGTCTCGCCTCGGTAAAGATTGCAAT ATATGTGAATCCATAACATCAGGTCCTTGTCATGCTATTGACATAACGAGAGAG GCTATAAGGGAGGGGGCTGATGCTGTCATTGCTGTTGGAGGTGATGGAACTCTTCATGAG GTTGTTAATGGATTTTTCTGGGCTGGAAAACCTGTTGTTAGTCAAGTGAAGGAGTCTACGCGTTCAACTGCTCTTGGT CTCATCCCCTTGGGAACTGGTTCTGATTTCGCAAGAACATTTGGGTg GAAAAATGATCCCCATGAGGCTATTGAACGTGTTGCTCGag GGTTGAGATCAAGTATAGATGTTGGCGTTATCACCGGGGATGATTGTGATCATCATTACTTCATAAATGTTGCTGACATTCACTT GAGTGCAAAGGCAGGTTTTTATGCTTCTAGGTACAAGAGATTTGGCAACCTCTGCTATATCATTGGTGCATTGCAAGCCTTCATTGGGCATCAGAACCAGGATCTGAGAATCAGG TTCAATGATGGTCCGTGGGAGACATGTCCTGAAGTGACAGCCCTTTGCATTGGAAATGCAAAATACTTTGGTGGTGGCATGAAAATTACACCAAATGCTGATCCTTTCAGTAGAAATTTAGAG GTTGTGATTCTTCAGAACTTCAAGTGGTATGATTTTGTCTTGAAATTACATAGGCTATACAGTGGGACACATCTCTCGGTTAAGAATGTATCTGATAGAAG TGTACTTTCTATTGAGGTGGAGGACATCTCAGGCAAGGGTGGTATTTATATTCAATCTGATGGGGAGCATTTGGGGTTCCTTCCAAAAAAGATTAGTGTTTTGCCTGCTGCCATTGAGATGATACTGTGA
- the LOC137825750 gene encoding WRKY transcription factor 22 yields the protein MAEDWDLHAVVRGCSTITSSSVSSSSSSSSGFASCYFHPEGVSSSSSSSSGFSIFRGEQGSQLLSLSAYPFEVRSPIEELHELCRPFFSKAQPLSLQASSPLSSLSSYSSAPPKTLSPQEKQQQQRNKQPHSVTTPRSKRRKNQLKKVCQVPFENLSSDIWAWRKYGQKPIKGSPYPRGYYRCSSSKGCLARKQVERNRSDPTMFIVTYTAEHNHPAPTHRNSLAGSTRQKPLAPQTATTEQDSDKSKSLTKPSSPATSGTEEEVPAQGEKSESREEKDDVMDDEEEDEFVLSDMVLTDDFFESLDELSQLTAPSVVTGDCFSDPFSAIAIPSWVASGAATAGGCI from the exons ATGGCCGAAGATTGGGATCTACATGCGGTGGTCAGAGGTTGCTCCACCATCACATCATCCTCcgtgtcttcttcttcctcctcctcctctggTTTTGCCTCTTGTTACTTCCACCCTGAAGGTGTTTCCTcctcgtcttcttcttcttcgggCTTCTCTATCTTCAGAGGTGAACAAGGAAGCCAACTTTTGTCGCTTTCTGCGTACCCCTTTGAGGTAAGGAGCCCCATTGAGGAGCTGCATGAGCTTTGCAGGCCTTTCTTCTCCAAAGCTCAGCCTCTGTCGTTGCAAGCCTCTTCCCCCTTGTCCTCACTCTCTTCTTATTCCTCTGCGCCTCCCAAAACGCTTTCACCTCAAGAGAAGCAACAACAGCAGCGGAACAAGCAGCCACACTCTGTCACCACCCCACGATCTAAAAGAAG GAAGAACCAGCTTAAGAAAGTTTGTCAAGTGCCGTTTGAAAATCTCTCCTCAGACATATGGGCATGGAGAAAATATGGCCAGAAACCCATAAAGGGGTCTCCTTATCCAAG GGGGTACTACAGATGTAGCAGCTCAAAGGGGTGTTTGGCAAGGAAACAGGTTGAGAGGAACAGATCAGACCCAACAATGTTCATAGTGACTTACACAGCTGAGCACAACCATCCTGCTCCTACTCACAGAAACTCTCTTGCTGGCTCCACACGCCAGAAGCCATTGGCACCCCAGACTGCCACCACTGAACAAGACTCTGACAAGAGCAAAAGCCTAACAAAACCCTCTTCCCCTGCCACCTCAGGGACAGAGGAAGAGGTTCCAGCACAAGGGGAAAAGTCTGAGAGCAGAGAAGAGAAAGATGATGTGATGGAtgatgaggaagaagatgaatttGTTTTGTCAGACATGGTGCTAACAGATGATTTCTTTGAGAGCTTGGATGAGCTGAGTCAACTCACTGCCCCTTCTGTTGTCACAGGAGACTGCTTCAGTGACCCCTTTTCAGCTATTGCAATCCCTTCTTGGGTGGCTAGTGGTGCTGCTACTGCTGGTGGATGCATCTGA
- the LOC137823815 gene encoding probable WRKY transcription factor 43 isoform X2: protein MEGHDPPPQSNPFLFTPNPLEPPEQGLRDSEWGNLFSAQNSFLLESVECGASSSSPFMAQNKVVCEEEKGNQEKRKGGRVKKATRVPRFAFQTRSADDILDDGYRWRKYGQKAVKNSTYPSYYRCTHHTCNVKKQVQRLSKDTSIVVTTYEGIHNHPCEKLMETLTPLLNQIHFLATF from the exons ATGGAAGGCCATGACCCACCACCCCAAAGCAACCCTTTTCTCTTCACGCCTAACCCTTTGGAACCTCCAGAGCAAGGGCTACGTGACTCTGAGTGGGGTAACCTTTTCTCTGCCCAAAACAGCTTCTTGTTGGAAAGTGTTGAATGTGGTGCTTCTTCCTCTTCACCTTTTATGGCTCAAAATAAGGTAGTTTGCGAGGAGGAAAAGGGAAACCAGGAGAAAAGGAAAGGTGGGAGGGTGAAGAAAGCAACACGAGTGCCCAGGTTTGCTTTTCAAACGAGAAGTGCAGATGATATTTTGGATGATGGTTATCGTTGGAGGAAATATGGACAGAAAGCTGTGAAGAACAGCACATATCCCAG CTATTACCGGTGCACGCATCACACATGCAATGTGAAGAAACAAGTGCAAAGGCTGTCAAAAGACACAAGCATTGTGGTGACAACATACGAGGGAATTCACAACCATCCATGCGAGAAGCTCATGGAAACTCTAACCCCTCTTCTCAACCAAATACACTTTCTTGCTACCTTCTAA
- the LOC137825891 gene encoding uncharacterized protein isoform X1 has protein sequence MLLLHAPPSPFLRALLRYNNHNHHSSRAFFISLSHFTKPFSIATRSFSHSRRSSLIPMNGHGLAAGVSSSEHFTGDWYSVPELRLRDHRFTVPLDHSQGSHSSPKITVFAREVVAAGKEEQKLPYLLYLQGGPGFECRQPTESSGWVQKVCAEFRLILMDQRGTGLSTPLTVSSMSQFKSADELADFLKHFRADNIVTDAEFIRVRLVPDAGPWSILGQSYGGFCAVTYLSFAPQGLKQALITGGIPPIGGGCTADSVYKAGFEQAIHQNEKYYKRFPQDIKIVQELVNYLAEKEGGGVALPSGGFLTPRGLQTLGLSGLGSSAGFESLHYLFERVWDPTLVPGAPKKISYNFLSSFEKWLAFDTNPLYALMHESIYCQGSASKWSANSTRTEVEDKFDAIRAAKEGLPVLFTGEMIFPWMFDEIHALKPFKDAAHILAEKKDWPPLYDVQVLNNNKVPVAAAVYYEDLYVNFKLAMETASQIAGIRLWITNELMHSGLRDDGNKVIDHLLGMLNGRKPLF, from the exons ATGCTGTTGCTCCACGCGCCACCATCACCTTTTCTGAGAGCATTGCTTCGTTACAATAATCATAATCATCACTCTTCTCGCGCTTTCTTCATATCATTATCTCACTTCACAAAACCCTTTTCCATTGCCACCCGTTCCTTCTCGCACTCTCGCCGGAGTTCACTTATCCCGATGAACGGACATGGCCTCGCCGCCGGTGTCTCCTCCTCGGAGCACTTTACCGGCGACTGGTACTCCGTGCCGGAACTCCGGCTGCGTGATCACCGGTTCACTGTCCCTCTCGATCACTCTCAGGGATCCCATTCTTCTCCCAAGATCACCGTTTTCGCCCGTGAAGTCGTTGCAG CTGGGAAAGAAGAACAAAAGTTACCATACTTGTTATATTTGCAAGGAGGACCCGGGTTTGAGTGCCGGCAACCAACTGAATCTAGTGGATGGGTTCAAAAAGTCTGTGCAGAATTCCGTCTCATCTTAATGGACCAG CGAGGAACAGGCTTATCAACTCCCTTGACTGTGTCATCAATGTCGCAATTCAAATCTGCTGATGAGTTGGCTGACTTCTTAAAACATTTTCGAGCTGATAATATAGTTACTGATGCAGAATTTATTCGAGTACGCCTTGTTCCAGATGCTGGTCCTTGGTCAATTCTGGGACAG AGCTATGGTGGATTTTGTGCAGTCACCTATTTGAGTTTTGCACCACAAGGACTGAAGCAAGCACTTATAACTGGAGGAATTCCTCCGATTGGAGGGGGATGTACTGCTGATTCAGTGTACAAAGCAGGCTTTGAGCAGGCTATACATCAAAATGAGAAGTACTACAAGAGATTCCCTCAAGATATTAAAATTGTCCAAGAACTTGTTAATTATTTAGCTGAAAAAGAAGGGGGAGGG GTGGCCCTTCCATCTGGGGGCTTCCTAACCCCAAGAGGGCTGCAGACTCTTGGTCTGTCTGGCTTAGGATCCAGCGCTGGTTTTGAGAGCTTGCACTATTT GTTCGAGAGAGTGTGGGATCCTACTTTAGTTCCAGGGGCACCAAAGAAAATAAGTTATAACTTCCTAAGTTCT TTTGAGAAGTGGTTAGCTTTTGATACCAATCCACTCTATGCTCTTATGCATGAATCCATCTATTGTCag GGTTCTGCTAGTAAATGGTCTGCCAATAGTACAAGGACTGAAGTTGAAGACAAGTTTGATGCAATTAGAGCTGCCAAAGAAGGACTCCCTGTACTTTTTACAGGAGAG ATGATTTTTCCATGGATGTTTGATGAGATTCATGCATTGAAACCATTCAAAGATGCAGCTCATATATTGGCAGAGAAGAAGGACTGGCCCCCACTATATGACGTTCAGGTTCTGAATAACAATAAG GTGCCTGTTGCTGCAGCTGTTTACTATGAAGACTTGTACGTGAATTTTAAGCTGGCAATGGAAACAGCTTCTCAAATAGCAGGGATTAGGCTATGGATAACTAATGAGCTCATGCATTCTGGATTACGTGATGATGGGAACAAAGTTATTGATCATTTGTTGGGGATGCTAAATGGAAGGAAACCTCTATTTTGA